In the Acropora muricata isolate sample 2 chromosome 10, ASM3666990v1, whole genome shotgun sequence genome, one interval contains:
- the LOC136931202 gene encoding uncharacterized protein, which translates to MAEASDNSCSSEDDEYSDPLEEAASAGARLSVPEKASISRKRKVPTNPAEKKRNVRGSVDPKVSAWDRMNEFKDQCLTTDTVSGNLRCDACRETLSKKKSSIKKHVASVKHIKALENIKKSKKKDQNIKDLLAKTSGGARGYTLPEDMRLYRYELVEALLKAGIPLSKVDSLRPFLEKYGHRLTTQSHLAEFIPTIHQKEIDFVKSEIAANSAFSVIFDGSTRLGEALAIVVRFIDKDWNIQQRLLKLEVLAKSMNGEELAQRLIQCLAVEYKIQPNQLLAAMRDGASVNEAGLRQVMFFFPNIFNVICFSHTIDNVGKHFEFSVLDTFSRCWNTMFSLSPAARLLWKTRTGTAMQLHSKTRWWSKWEVLNQVMEFFGDVEPFLRENDNLSPVCRASLLEIFDDPVTARDLDIELAAMIDAGKHFVQATYYLEGDGPLVFVCYERLSALAHAIAIDSYPNTEAKARQHAGRNMALYNQLVAQGKACINPGFRFYQQKFSVQFHNVVRAFKAARLCCPVQVQALRPTAVSVQELKQFSFITDAEVVQLVEELPNYLATADGAAIETEEDKVHWWATHAAALPNWSAAVKKILLVQPSSASAERVFSLLQNAFSKQQEASLEETVETSVMLRYNDNKRT; encoded by the coding sequence atggcggaggcGAGTGATAATTCATGCTCGAGTGAAGATGATGAATATTCAGATCCTTTGGAAGAAGCAGCTAGTGCTGGAGCTAGATTAAGTGTTCCAGAAAAAGCCAGTATCTCTCGGAAAAGAAAAGTGCCGACTAATCCAGCCGAAAAGAAGAGAAATGTTCGTGGATCAGTCGATCCAAAAGTGTCCGCGTGGGATAGAATGAACGAGTTCAAGGACCAGTGCCTGACTACAGATACAGTGTCGGGAAATCTAAGATGTGACGCCTGCAGAGaaactctttccaaaaaaaagagTTCTATCAAGAAACATGTAGCATCTGTAAAGCACATCAAAGCGCTGGAGAATATTAAGAAAAGCAAGAAGAAAGATCAAAATATCAAGGATCTTCTTGCAAAAACAAGCGGAGGAGCAAGAGGATACACATTACCCGAAGACATGAGGCTCTATCGATACGAGCTCGTGGAAGCGTTGCTGAAGGCAGGTATCCCTCTTTCAAAAGTCGACAGTTTGCGACCATTTCTTGAAAAATATGGTCATCGCCTGACAACTCAGAGCCATCTCGCAGAATTCATTCCCACCATTCATCAGAAGGAGATAGACTTTGTGAAATCCGAAATAGCTGCCAACAGTGCTTTTTCTGTGATCTTTGATGGGAGCACCAGGCTTGGTGAAGCGTTGGCAATTGTGGTTCGCTTCATTGACAAAGATTGGAATATACAGCAGAGGCTTCTCAAACTTGAAGTTCTAGCCAAGAGCATGAATGGGGAAGAGCTTGCTCAAAGACTGATTCAGTGCTTGGCTGTGGAGTATAAAATACAGCCGAACCAGCTTCTAGCAGCAATGAGAGATGGTGCCTCAGTAAATGAGGCTGGATTGCGTCAAGTCATGTTTTTCTTTCCCAATATTTTTAATGTCATCTGTTTCTCACACACAATCGACAATGTTGGGAAACACTTTGAATTTAGTGTCCTAGACACATTTTCTAGGTGTTGGAACACCATGTTTTCTCTAAGTCCAGCTGCCCGGCTGTTGTGGAAGACAAGAACTGGCACAGCAATGCAACTTCATTCCAAAACCAGATGGTGGAGCAAATGGGAAGTCCTCAATCAGGTAATGGAGTTTTTTGGGGACGTTGAGCCCTTCCTAAGAGAAAATGATAACCTGTCTCCTGTTTGCCGTGCAAGCCTGTTGGAGATTTTTGATGATCCAGTTACTGCTAGAGACTTAGACATTGAGCTTGCTGCTATGATTGATGCGGGCAAGCACTTTGTTCAAGCAACTTATTATCTTGAGGGGGATGGTCCCTTAGTATTTGTTTGCTATGAACGTTTGTCTGCATTAGCACATGCAATAGCCATTGACTCTTATCCAAACACTGAGGCCAAAGCTCGCCAACATGCAGGTAGAAATATGGCATTGTACAACCAGTTAGTTGCCCAAGGAAAGGCATGCATCAATCCAGGCTTCCGCTTTTACCAACAGAAATTCAGTGTGCAGTTCCACAATGTTGTTCGTGCATTTAAGGCTGCACGGTTATGTTGCCCAGTACAGGTGCAAGCACTACGTCCAACTGCTGTATCAGTCCAGGAACTAAAGCAATTTAGTTTCATTACTGATGCAGAGGTTGTACAGCTTGTGGAAGAGCTGCCAAACTATCTGGCCACTGCTGATGGTGCAGCCATTGAAACAGAAGAAGACAAAGTACATTGGTGGGCTACACATGCCGCTGCTCTCCCAAATTGGTCTGCTGCAGTCAAAAAGATCTTGTTGGTGCAGCCTAGTTCAGCATCGGCTGAACGAGTGTTTAGCCTGCTACAAAATGCATTTAGTAAGCAGCAAGAGGCATCATTAGAGGAAACAGTGGAAACATCGGTCATGTTACGTTACAATGACAATAAGCGcacatga